From Leishmania mexicana MHOM/GT/2001/U1103 complete genome, chromosome 21, a single genomic window includes:
- a CDS encoding methyltransferase-like protein → MEEDYCLHGRERFQSQWARAGVFSPASLRVYGITGEPVLMRSIKQARMFGATFGTCFLGRFPRSKSPPSSRDNDAAAVTQKDNASKAAGPSRSGSSYDSLPFSSLLLGPCPPPNMTADPHVLNQAWRREVAGTWSALHMPSEWCQTMNGVVTALSWSTRAQRQRIAEQLDLAAFMCLRAVQVPLPFYAAGVAWSGGDDDDDRDWEDNEGGSTAGTRGGAQPMSAEEENQRNIRVACLAADVVLSFIQQCTRVKVWVRCDACNPAHRYQLQRFRQAILYGYSTLKTDSSVIYCINAPCCVTSNTTSLMSGAPPPSSSSSPCSGVVHTEAASSLMALLYYSTWNPRMLLPSEWFGEEVVGFECPTAPALLTCLAPHGVAPHEHPHYRPDAPATALAEEDVVEAQEQEHRNHGNPGEDSAPFQRTPPTYHYGKSEGSRTDYSLFDWYDSVTELETSHEAGSAVAAAKGGSKNSGSASDTSYEAAAGCRRSHVLRSRYTYVMPEDLQPLVASRWAGTYPPFVSPLTFIVELLRRRAMPVFDRTFFDQYPLLNYLHFKGVEEPTRDVFTSFEGQLQLPLQPLSHHLSSGVYEVFERDARKYRQYREAVFHYVRDWYAAGAEQQHAYQNKVFFAKHGVMQRVPVPSPDERTLHLVLLGCGRGPLIDECLNAVSALGVRLRIFAIEKNRPAAAFTRMRWANDPEWTQLAYTFGHTLEVIIADARTVATAAENGSLTLPADFGLCDLIVSELLGSLGDNELSPECLEAFHAQLEDIQLSRGIAFNPHLMCIPQQYTAWVAPLMSATFDAAVTEAAVKGLTVPPPGCHDHHAALNHTLLVTNLSRAATLAPPQPCWTFDHSFQSGSSSCCKGDRGTMKRRESVSLERAASLVFEAPPCGRCCGLAGYFSAVLYQSATAPATIIATAPVARTEDMYSWFPCVFALEPAQQAELRDVGQAAAEESRMVAIRVQLDRRTSLAERRVWYEWSVTYGDAAVERQSPSAGRDAAAAPLVHNKNGWAASMLL, encoded by the coding sequence ATGGAGGAGGACTACTGCCTGCATGGGCGAGAGCGCTTTCAAAGTCAGTGGGCGCGCGCTGGCGTGTTTTCGCCTGCCTCATTGCGTGTGTACGGCATCACCGGGGAGCCCGTGCTGATGCGCTCCATCAAGCAAGCCCGCATGTTTGGTGCCACGTTCGGCACGTGCTTTCTCGGCCGCTTTCCGCGGTCCAAGTCGCCACCGTCTTCGAGGGACAACGATGCGGCCGCCGTCACGCAGAAAGACAACGCCTCAAAGGCTGCCGGTCCGTccagaagcggcagcagctaCGATTCACTTCCCTTCAGCTCCCTCTTGCTGGGTCCGTGTCCTCCGCCGAACATGACGGCTGATCCCCACGTGCTAAATCAGGCGTGGCGCAGGGAAGTGGCCGGGACGTGGAGTGCGCTCCACATGCCGTCGGAGTGGTGCCAGACGATGAACGGTGTCGTGACGGCGCTAAGCTGGTcgacgcgtgcgcagcgacagcgtaTTGCTGAGCAGCTTGACCTAGCAGCCTTCATGTGCCTACGCGCCGTGCAGGTGCCGCTACCGTTCTATGCCGCGGGCGTTGCGTGGTCTGGCggagatgacgacgacgaccgtGATTGGGAGGACAACGAGGGCGGCTCCACAGCGggcacgcgcggcggcgcgcagccgATGAGTGCTGAAGAGGAGAATCAGCGCAACATCCGTGTTGCCTGTCTTGCGGCGGATGTGGTGCTGTCTTTCATTCAACAGTGCACGAGGGTGAAGGTGTGGGTCCGCTGCGATGCATGCAATCCCGCCCACCGCTaccagctgcagcgcttccgcCAGGCCATCCTTTACGGCTACTCCACTCTCAAGACGGACTCGAGCGTGATATACTGCATCAATGCACCTTGTTGTGTCACCAGCAACACGACGAGCCTCATGTctggcgcaccaccgccgtcgtcgtcctcgtcgccttGTTCGGGTGTGGTGCATACCGAGGCGGCGTCGTCTttgatggcgctgctctaCTACTCTACGTGGAACCCGCGCATGTTGCTGCCCAGCGAGTGGTTCGGCGAGGAGGTCGTCGGCTTCGAGTGCCCTACTGCCCCGGCGCTGTTGACGTGCCTGGCGCCGCACGGGGTGGCGCCGCACGAACACCCGCACTACCGCCCCGACGCCCCAGCCACCGCTTTGGCTGAGGAGGACgtcgtggaggcgcaggagcaggagcaccGCAACCACGGCAATCCCGGCGAGGACAGCGCACCGTTCCAGCGAACGCCACCGACCTACCACTACGGCAAGAGCGAGGGGAGTCGGACAGACTACTCACTCTTCGACTGGTACGACAGTGTTACAGAGCTTGAGACGAGCCACGAAGCCGGCtcggccgtggcggcagcgaaggGGGGCTCCAAGAATTCCGGTTCCGCCTCCGACACGTCGTACGAGGCAGCGGCCGGCTGTCGCCGCTCTCACGTGCTGCGGAGCCGCTACACCTACGTGATGCCGGAGGATCTCCAGCCGTTGGTGGCCTCCCGCTGGGCTGGCACCTACCCGCCCTTTGTCAGTCCGCTCACCTTCATTGTGGAGCTGCTACGCCGGCGCGCCATGCCAGTGTTCGATCGCACCTTCTTTGACCAGTACCCGTTGCTCAACTACCTCCACTTCAAAGGCGTCGAGGAGCCGACCCGCGACGTCTTCACCTCCTTCGAGGGTCAACTCCAGCTGCCCCTACAGCCACTGAGCCACCACCTGTCGAGCGGCGTCTACGAAGTCTTTGAGCGCGACGCACGAAAATACCGACAGTACCGCGAGGCAGTCTTTCACTACGTGCGGGACTGGTACGCCGCCggggcggagcagcagcacgcgtaTCAGAACAAAGTCTTCTTTGCGAAGCACGGTGTCATGCAGAGGGTGCCGGTGCCCTCGCCGGACGAGCGGACACTCCACCTCGTACTGCTCGGCTGCGGTCGCGGCCCGCTCATCGATGAATGTCTCAACGCTGTCTCTGCGCTCGGGGTGCGACTGCGCATCTTCGCCATCGAAAAGAATCGCCCAGCTGCCGCCTTCACGCGTATGCGGTGGGCGAACGACCCCGAGTGGACGCAGCTGGCCTACACCTTTGGCCACACACTGGAGGTGATCATCGCCGACGCGCGCACGGTTGCGACCGCCGCAGAAAACGGCTCGCTCACCTTGCCGGCTGACTTTGGCCTGTGCGACCTTATCGTCTCTGAGCTGCTCGGGAGCCTGGGCGACAACGAGCTCAGCCCGGAGTGTCTGGAGGCCTTCCACGCTCAGCTCGAGGACATCCAGCTCAGCCGCGGCATCGCCTTCAACCCTCATCTCATGTGCATTCCACAGCAATACACTGCGTGGGTGGCGCCGCTCATGTCTGCCACCTTTGATGCGGCagtgacggaggcggctgTGAAAGGGTtgacggtgccgccgccgggctGTCACGACCACCACGCTGCTCTCAATCATACGCTGCTTGTCACAAACCTCAGCAGGGCTGCCACACtggcgcctccgcagccgtgcTGGACCTTCGATCACAGCTTccagagcggcagcagtagcTGCTGCAAGGGAGACCGCGGCACGATGAAGCGGCGGGAGTCCGTGTCGCTGGAGCGAGCGGCAAGCCTTGTCTTTgaggcgccgccgtgtggccgctgctgcggcttgGCTGGCTATTTCTCCGCAGTGCTTTACCAGTCTGCGACCGCCCCCGCCACAAtcatcgccaccgcccctGTGGCGAGGACGGAGGACATGTACAGTTGGTTTCCGTGCGTCTTTGCGCTCGAGCCAGCCCAGCAGGCAGAGCTTCGGGATGTCGGGCAAGCAGCGGCGGAAGAAAGCCGCATGGTCGCCATCCGCGTGCAGCTGGATCGGCGGACGAGCCTGGCGGAGCGGAGGGTGTGGTATGAGTGGAGCGTCACCtacggcgatgcggcggtggagcgacAGTCGCCGAGCGCTGGtcgcgacgccgcggccgcaCCGTTGGTTCACAACAAGAACGGCTGGGCCGCGTCGATGCTCCTGTGA